One Lysinibacillus fusiformis genomic window carries:
- a CDS encoding N-acetylglucosamine kinase → MESMNDWLLIIDGGATKTACAVVHAETGDIKYTKTAGGSNYQAIGVDSATEILQALLTFVHAFLQGQTNSEIAVATFAMAGIDSSKDHAVVKAMVREAITTSQLSIETLIIENDAEATLLGVTAGQTGALLIAGTGAIAYAFDGRRIERAGGWGHRAGDEGSGYWLGQEVVRAIFRMEDGRGEPTILKNEVYNFLRVQDVTELAAWLFRPAYTNAQLAKMGAFLADAVAKKDSCAIQISTRAAHELVLLACAVLKKISYQGEAINLYCNGGAIKHNPLILKIFSQDMTTMYPQIQISLCQHQPIHYIIERTKRAYDNR, encoded by the coding sequence ATGGAATCAATGAACGATTGGTTACTAATTATTGATGGCGGGGCAACAAAAACGGCATGTGCAGTTGTGCATGCCGAAACCGGTGACATTAAATACACGAAAACAGCTGGCGGATCCAACTATCAAGCAATTGGTGTTGACTCTGCTACAGAGATTTTACAAGCATTATTAACATTCGTACATGCATTTTTACAGGGACAAACGAACTCGGAAATTGCTGTAGCCACTTTTGCTATGGCAGGAATTGACTCTTCGAAGGACCATGCCGTAGTTAAAGCCATGGTTCGTGAAGCAATTACAACATCACAGTTAAGTATAGAAACGCTTATTATTGAAAATGATGCAGAAGCGACATTATTAGGTGTTACTGCTGGACAAACAGGTGCCTTGCTTATTGCTGGAACTGGCGCCATTGCCTATGCATTTGATGGCAGGCGTATTGAACGCGCTGGAGGTTGGGGTCATCGCGCTGGAGATGAGGGTAGTGGTTACTGGTTAGGACAAGAAGTCGTACGCGCAATTTTTCGTATGGAGGATGGGCGCGGTGAGCCGACAATATTAAAAAATGAAGTCTATAACTTTTTACGTGTTCAGGATGTTACGGAGCTTGCAGCGTGGTTATTCCGCCCAGCTTATACAAATGCCCAGCTTGCAAAAATGGGCGCATTTTTAGCCGATGCCGTTGCAAAAAAAGATTCTTGTGCAATTCAAATCTCCACGAGGGCTGCACATGAACTAGTACTTCTGGCTTGTGCAGTGTTAAAAAAAATAAGCTATCAAGGAGAAGCCATAAACCTTTATTGTAATGGCGGTGCCATTAAGCATAACCCATTGATTTTAAAGATATTTTCACAGGACATGACGACGATGTATCCACAAATCCAGATTTCTTTATGTCAGCATCAGCCTATTCATTATATTATTGAACGAACTAAAAGGGCATATGACAATAGATAA
- a CDS encoding transglutaminase domain-containing protein gives MKKWLLSGVAVLMLSPTTAYAQNATIDTVETSHKSAYNVMSSSKVTAWDTLIDEVAQQMNNFSTEIKVTYSGSMADFNKNIMLALEKAQKQATYASGHLENVAITSDSKGNVTFEVKYLTNQTQEATVQKKVDQVLKTIIKPSMTSFQKVKAVNDYIVSNATYGANTKASPHSAYALLMEGQAVCQGYALLAYKMLEQAGIETQYVVGYVNGGESHAWNMVKLDGKWYHLDTTWNDPLPNRIGASSYDYFLVTDAQLKKDHSWIASDYPVATSTAYNYMQNVHFAYQINNMLYFSNTADNDKLYKLDLATAKKTKVIDNRALYITGVGDNLYYSDYSNGGYLTKLNLKTLKTGVLVKQSVSDLMIRDNHLIYKVNAKEQKLKID, from the coding sequence ATGAAAAAATGGTTGCTAAGCGGTGTCGCAGTATTGATGTTAAGCCCAACAACTGCTTATGCACAAAATGCAACAATCGATACAGTCGAGACTTCCCATAAAAGTGCTTACAATGTAATGTCCAGCTCAAAGGTAACTGCTTGGGATACCCTCATAGATGAAGTAGCACAACAAATGAATAACTTTTCTACGGAAATTAAAGTTACATATAGTGGGTCAATGGCTGATTTCAATAAAAATATTATGCTGGCATTAGAAAAAGCGCAGAAACAGGCAACCTACGCGAGTGGACATTTGGAAAATGTTGCTATTACCTCAGACTCCAAGGGTAACGTGACATTTGAAGTGAAATACCTCACGAATCAAACTCAAGAAGCCACGGTACAGAAGAAGGTTGATCAAGTATTAAAAACGATTATAAAGCCTTCTATGACATCATTTCAAAAAGTAAAAGCTGTTAATGATTACATTGTTTCGAATGCAACATATGGAGCTAATACAAAAGCAAGTCCTCACAGTGCATATGCATTATTAATGGAGGGGCAAGCGGTATGTCAAGGCTATGCATTACTAGCATATAAAATGTTAGAGCAAGCTGGTATTGAAACACAGTATGTAGTAGGCTATGTCAACGGTGGTGAAAGCCATGCTTGGAATATGGTGAAACTTGATGGCAAGTGGTATCACTTAGATACAACATGGAATGATCCATTACCAAACCGAATAGGCGCATCATCGTATGATTATTTTTTAGTTACGGATGCACAGTTAAAGAAAGACCACTCTTGGATTGCTTCGGACTATCCTGTTGCAACAAGTACAGCCTATAACTATATGCAAAATGTACATTTTGCATATCAGATCAATAACATGCTGTACTTTAGTAATACAGCGGACAATGACAAATTGTATAAACTGGACTTAGCGACTGCTAAAAAAACAAAGGTGATTGATAATCGAGCACTGTATATTACAGGTGTTGGTGACAACCTTTATTATAGCGACTATAGTAATGGTGGGTACTTAACAAAGCTGAATTTAAAAACATTAAAAACTGGTGTACTAGTGAAACAATCCGTATCGGATTTAATGATTAGAGATAATCATTTAATTTACAAAGTTAATGCAAAAGAACAAAAGCTGAAAATTGATTAA
- a CDS encoding glycosyltransferase family 2 protein, with product MKNIAAIIPAYNPQQSFVTYVHQLLATTITQIIIVNDGSDQKYTGIFEELKTIDNCRVLQHDLNIGKGGALKTAFAYAWAQKGRFQGVITLGAHGQHTLHDVKLVLTMTKVFSEGIVLGVRNFHSADSTFASYWGNRATSLFFELLFHRKLMDTQTGLRYISIKELPWLMEVKGDRFEYDTNMLITALKRKCPIFEVEIGQLRLKKNSVIQYDEVTNARTVIAKMLLNYLKPRRK from the coding sequence ATGAAAAATATTGCAGCTATTATTCCAGCATATAATCCGCAACAATCGTTTGTAACCTATGTACATCAACTATTAGCTACTACAATCACACAAATTATTATAGTAAATGATGGAAGTGATCAAAAATATACCGGTATTTTTGAAGAATTGAAAACTATTGATAATTGTCGAGTATTGCAACATGACCTGAATATTGGGAAAGGTGGCGCATTAAAAACAGCCTTTGCTTATGCCTGGGCGCAAAAAGGCCGTTTTCAAGGTGTTATAACTTTAGGTGCACATGGTCAGCATACCTTACACGATGTGAAACTAGTTTTAACGATGACCAAGGTTTTTTCTGAAGGCATTGTCCTAGGAGTACGTAATTTTCATTCGGCCGATAGTACGTTTGCCTCATATTGGGGTAATCGTGCGACAAGCCTGTTTTTTGAATTGCTTTTTCATAGGAAACTCATGGATACACAAACTGGTTTACGTTACATATCGATAAAAGAGTTGCCATGGCTAATGGAAGTGAAAGGCGATCGCTTTGAGTACGATACAAATATGTTGATAACTGCACTTAAAAGAAAATGCCCAATTTTTGAAGTAGAAATTGGTCAGCTACGCTTGAAGAAAAACTCAGTCATTCAGTATGATGAAGTTACCAATGCAAGAACAGTTATTGCAAAAATGCTTTTGAATTATTTAAAACCAAGGAGAAAGTAA
- a CDS encoding metal-sensitive transcriptional regulator, protein MEYSDQVKNRVKRMEGQLRGILKMMEEEKDCKAVITQLSAVRSAVDRTVGVIVSTNLLECVQNAEGDGEKMNEAIQEAVNLVVKSR, encoded by the coding sequence GTGGAATATTCAGATCAAGTAAAAAATCGCGTAAAGCGGATGGAAGGTCAGTTACGCGGTATTTTGAAAATGATGGAAGAAGAAAAGGATTGTAAGGCGGTAATTACACAACTATCAGCGGTACGTTCAGCTGTCGATCGTACAGTTGGCGTCATTGTTAGTACGAATCTTCTAGAATGTGTACAAAACGCTGAAGGAGACGGCGAGAAAATGAATGAAGCAATTCAAGAAGCTGTAAATTTAGTTGTAAAAAGCCGTTAA
- the argH gene encoding argininosuccinate lyase: MFEDFRNKTQQEDGMIFPSNIYRKIVLQPAYDEAKKNFLTIMLQINIAHLKMLEEQGLVKKDEAQQIGSALKKLDLNYYRIEDYSPNYEDLFFRIENKLIEFAGDVAGNLHIGRSRNDMGIAIYRMTLRMKLLELMRELLILREDLIAAAEEHISTIMIGYTHTQQAQPTTFAHYLKAVIDQLDRDFERMQNVYKTVNRSSMGAAALTTTGFNISRERMRDLLAFDDIIENAWDAVAGADYIAEAASIVQLAALNLGRTSQDFLLWATQEFNAFTLASPYVQISSIMPQKRNPVSIEHTRSLLSAVVGDASTVLQMVHNTPFGDIVDTEDDMQPYLWRAIDRLIGIYKLFGSLVVTMDVNKKKLRDRAENSFANVTELADTLVRSEGISFRQAHSIVSKCIKVLLAHNEESLASLTWGLANTQSKLVTGKPLVISEEDFYHTLKPEFFVGVRTLLGGPAPETMQASLERSKASAHKLYEWIQLKESTIDEAEKQLVVFLEEWNQ, from the coding sequence ATGTTTGAAGATTTCCGTAACAAAACACAGCAAGAGGATGGGATGATTTTCCCTTCTAATATTTATCGTAAAATTGTGTTGCAACCAGCTTATGACGAAGCAAAGAAAAATTTTTTAACAATTATGCTTCAGATTAATATTGCACATTTAAAAATGTTAGAAGAACAAGGACTCGTAAAAAAAGATGAAGCACAACAAATCGGGAGCGCACTAAAGAAACTAGATCTGAACTATTATCGTATAGAGGATTACAGCCCAAACTACGAAGATTTATTTTTTCGCATTGAAAATAAATTAATAGAATTTGCTGGCGATGTTGCTGGGAATCTTCACATTGGTAGGAGTCGTAATGATATGGGTATCGCCATATATCGCATGACTTTGCGTATGAAATTACTAGAGCTTATGCGTGAACTACTAATATTGCGAGAGGACCTAATAGCTGCGGCCGAGGAGCACATCAGCACCATTATGATTGGGTATACACATACGCAGCAGGCACAGCCAACAACCTTTGCTCATTATTTAAAAGCTGTAATTGACCAACTCGATCGTGACTTTGAACGCATGCAAAATGTCTACAAAACAGTTAATCGTAGCAGTATGGGGGCGGCAGCATTGACGACTACTGGCTTTAATATTAGTCGTGAGCGTATGCGAGACTTACTGGCATTTGACGACATAATCGAAAATGCTTGGGATGCAGTTGCCGGAGCTGATTATATTGCTGAAGCAGCAAGTATTGTACAGCTTGCTGCACTCAATCTTGGTCGTACATCACAAGACTTTTTATTGTGGGCGACTCAGGAATTCAATGCATTTACACTAGCCAGCCCGTACGTGCAAATTAGCTCCATCATGCCTCAAAAACGCAATCCTGTGTCGATTGAGCATACACGTTCACTGCTATCAGCGGTCGTTGGTGATGCAAGTACGGTACTGCAAATGGTACATAATACACCGTTTGGTGATATCGTTGACACTGAGGATGATATGCAACCTTATTTATGGCGTGCCATCGATCGTTTAATAGGCATTTACAAATTATTTGGTTCCCTCGTAGTGACGATGGATGTAAACAAGAAAAAACTACGAGATCGTGCAGAAAATAGCTTTGCGAATGTAACAGAGCTTGCTGATACATTAGTACGCTCTGAAGGTATTTCTTTCCGCCAAGCACATAGTATTGTAAGTAAATGCATCAAAGTATTACTTGCTCATAATGAAGAATCACTCGCAAGCCTTACATGGGGGCTAGCAAATACACAATCCAAGCTGGTAACAGGCAAACCTTTAGTCATTTCTGAAGAAGATTTCTATCATACTTTAAAACCAGAGTTTTTCGTAGGTGTCCGAACATTGCTAGGAGGTCCCGCACCCGAAACAATGCAAGCATCACTTGAACGATCTAAGGCTTCTGCTCATAAACTATATGAATGGATTCAACTAAAAGAATCAACTATTGATGAAGCAGAAAAACAGTTAGTCGTGTTTTTAGAGGAATGGAATCAATGA
- a CDS encoding transglutaminase domain-containing protein gives MWKKLAIIVIFIIFIDPIYTAGKATVQQIKTWANNDDIQTMLLATKDKIVDVTAKLSEDASIETATPIEDRNDAAELVATTAPALKPEAKLVVTNAKELADAMYAYYSSFSPTFEIQYKGSTQRIEQLVEEAYDSAIKRDDYVYGHISKHSIRYEYGKKQATIYGEQSYLMTPEQAAYVEMNVQEIVTTLNKSTKTDVEKVKAVNDYIVSNTAYTDNTKASPHSAYTVLAERGGVCQGYALLAHSMLQKLGIETQYIVGYVGQEGHAWNLVKLDGQWYHLDTTWNDPVPDRKGIIRYQYFLVDDRTMARDHTWIAADYPKATSTIYSYYHEIDFPAQTGQQLFYSNVSDDNKLYVLDITTGKSRRITSSRAQYIVYADGWLYYSNYSQGAYLSKIRPDGSGEQILNREETKDLFVKDGYLYFMTDELKKMAL, from the coding sequence TTGTGGAAAAAGCTAGCTATAATTGTAATTTTTATTATTTTTATTGATCCTATATATACGGCTGGTAAAGCAACAGTACAACAAATCAAGACATGGGCAAATAACGATGACATTCAAACAATGCTTCTAGCAACAAAAGACAAAATCGTGGATGTCACTGCAAAACTTTCAGAAGATGCCTCAATCGAAACAGCCACCCCAATAGAAGATAGAAATGATGCAGCTGAGTTAGTGGCCACGACTGCACCGGCGCTGAAACCTGAAGCTAAGCTTGTTGTAACGAATGCTAAAGAATTGGCAGATGCAATGTATGCTTATTACAGTAGTTTTTCACCAACTTTCGAAATTCAATATAAAGGCAGTACGCAACGCATAGAGCAGCTAGTAGAGGAAGCCTATGACAGTGCCATTAAACGAGATGATTATGTATATGGTCATATTAGTAAACACTCTATTCGATATGAATACGGAAAAAAACAGGCCACAATTTACGGCGAACAAAGTTATTTAATGACTCCCGAGCAAGCAGCTTATGTGGAGATGAATGTTCAAGAGATAGTGACTACTCTTAATAAGAGCACGAAGACTGATGTAGAGAAAGTGAAGGCGGTCAATGATTATATCGTATCAAACACCGCGTATACTGATAATACGAAAGCGAGTCCACATAGCGCGTACACAGTGTTAGCTGAGCGAGGTGGTGTTTGCCAGGGTTATGCGTTGTTAGCACATTCAATGCTACAAAAACTTGGTATCGAGACGCAGTATATTGTCGGCTATGTTGGGCAGGAAGGACATGCTTGGAACTTAGTGAAACTTGACGGTCAATGGTATCACCTTGATACAACGTGGAATGATCCAGTGCCAGATCGTAAGGGTATTATACGATACCAATACTTTTTAGTAGATGATCGAACAATGGCACGTGATCATACATGGATTGCAGCTGATTATCCGAAAGCAACAAGTACCATTTATAGCTACTACCATGAGATTGACTTTCCTGCACAAACAGGGCAACAATTATTTTATAGCAATGTCTCTGATGACAATAAATTGTATGTACTTGATATCACTACAGGTAAATCGAGGCGTATTACAAGCTCACGAGCACAGTATATTGTTTATGCAGATGGTTGGTTATACTACAGTAATTATTCACAAGGCGCATATTTATCGAAAATTCGTCCGGATGGTAGTGGTGAACAAATATTGAATCGTGAAGAAACAAAGGATTTATTCGTGAAGGATGGCTATCTTTACTTTATGACAGATGAACTGAAGAAAATGGCACTTTAG